The following are encoded in a window of Pongo abelii isolate AG06213 chromosome 16, NHGRI_mPonAbe1-v2.0_pri, whole genome shotgun sequence genomic DNA:
- the LOC129050273 gene encoding golgin subfamily A member 8B-like isoform X3 gives MAEETRQSKLAAAKKKLKEYWQRNSPGVPAAAKRNRKANGSSPETATSGGCHSSEASPRQEQAAVLDSRSVKISRLNNTIKSLKQQKKQVEHQLEEEKEANSEKQKAQRELEVQIQRLNIENKKLNTDLYRTKRSLRYFEEESRDLAGRLQRSSQRTGELERALCAVVATQKKPDGFSSRSKALMKMQLEQSIREQILLKRHVTQLKESLKEVQLERDQYALQIKGERAQWQQRMRKMSQEVCTLKEAKKHDTHRVEELERSLSKLKNQTAEPLLPDPPAVPSEVELQDLRKELERVAGELQAQVENNRRINLLNRGQKERLREQEERLQEQQERLREQEKRLQQLAEPQSDYKELKNEDKSALQWEQQVKELQEKLGQVTETVTSAQKEPEAAAPASGAGGESVSGETLRALREVMEKLESGLMDLLEEKADLREHVEKLEVRFIQYWRERCHQKVHRLLTEPGGSAKDAAPGGGHHQAGPGQGGGEGEAAGAAGDGVAACANYNEGHGKFLAAARNPAAEPGPGAPAPQELGAADMHGDPRLPLSKDLCEVSLTNSVEPAQGEAREGSSQDNPTAQPIVQLLGEMQDHQEHPGLGRNPCVPCFCWAWLPRGRR, from the exons AGCCCACGCCAAGAACAAGCAGCAGTCCTGGACTCGAGGTCCGTAAAAATCAGTCGACTGAATAACACCATCAAATCTTTG aaacaacagaagaaacaagTGGAACATCAGCTGGAAGAA gaaaaggaagcaaacagTGAGAAACAGAAAGCCCAAAGGGagctagag GTTCAAATCCAGAGATTGAACATAGAGAACAAGAAACTAAATACGGACCTGTATCGCACGAAACGTTCTCTCAGATACTTTGAAG AAGAGTCCAGGGATCTGGCCGGCCGCCTGCAACGTTCATCACAGCGTACAGGAGAGTTAGAGCGGGCTCTCTGTGCTGTCGTCGCCACGCAGAAGAAGCCAGATGGG TTCTCGAGCCGCAGTAAAGCACTTATGAAGATGCAGTTAGAGCAGTCCATAAGGGAGCAGATACTGCTGAAACGACACGTGACACAG TTGAAGGAGTCACTTAAAGAAGTCCAGCTGGAGAGAGATCAATATGCACTACAAATAAAAGGAGAGAGGGCCCAGTGGCAGCAGAGGATGAGGAAAATGTCGCAGGAG gtTTGCACATTGAAGGAGGCGAAGAAGCATGATACGCATCGGGTAGAAGAGCTGGAGAGGAGTTTGTCCAAACTCAAAAACCAGACGG CTGAACCACTGCTCCCGGATCCCCCAGCAGTGCCCTCTGAGGTGGAGCTGCAAGACCTGAGGAAGGAGCTGGAGAGAGTGGCAGGAGAGCTCCAGGCTCAGGTGGAAAACAATCGGCGCATCAATCTCCTGAACCGTGGGCAAAAGGAGAGGCTTCGCGAGCAGGAGGAGAGGCTTCAGGAGCAGCAGGAGAGGCTTCGGGAACAGGAGAAGAGGCTTCAGCAGCTGGCCGAGCCACAGAGTGACTACAAGGAGCTG AAGAACGAGGACAAGAGCGCCCTGCAGTGGGAGCAGCAAGTAAAGGAGCTGCAGGAGAAGCTGGGCCAGGTGACGGAGACGGTCACCTCAGCCCAGAAGGAGCCagaggcagcagccccagcctcGGGGGCTGGGGGCGAGTCTGTGAGTGGGGAGACCCTCCGGGCCCTGCGGGAAGTCATGGAGAAGCTGGAG AGCGGCCTTATGGACCTCCTGGAGGAGAAGGCGGACCTGAGGGaacatgtggagaaactggaagttCGATTCATCCAGTACTGGAGAGAGAGATGCCATCA GAAAGTGCATCGCCTTCTAACAGAGCCAGGGGGCAGTGCCAAAGACGCAGCACCTGGAGGAGGACATCATCAGGCTGGCCCAGGacaaggaggaggggaag GTGAAGCTGCTGGAGCTGCAGGAGATGGTGTTGCGGCTTGTGCCAACTATAACGAGGGGCACGGCAAATTCCTGGCCGCTGCCCGGAACCCTGCTGCTGAACCCGGTCCAGGAGCCCCAGCCCCCCAGGAGCTTGGGGCTGCCGACATGCATGGTG ATCCCCGCCTCCCTCTCTCCAAAGATCTTTGTGAGGTGAGCCTCACCAACAGCGTGGAGCCTGCACAAGGAGAAGCCAGGGAGGGTTCTTCCCAGGACAACCCTACTGCACAGCCAATCGTGCAGCTCCTTGGTGAGATGCAGGACCACCAAGAGCACCCAGGCTTGGGCAGAAACCCCTGTGTGCCATGCTTTTGCTGGGCTTGGCTGCCCAGAGGAAGGAGATAA
- the LOC129050273 gene encoding golgin subfamily A member 8B-like isoform X1, translating into MAEETRQSKLAAAKKKLKEYWQRNSPGVPAAAKRNRKANGSSPETATSGGCHSSEASPRQEQAAVLDSRSVKISRLNNTIKSLKQQKKQVEHQLEEEKEANSEKQKAQRELEVQIQRLNIENKKLNTDLYRTKRSLRYFEEESRDLAGRLQRSSQRTGELERALCAVVATQKKPDGFSSRSKALMKMQLEQSIREQILLKRHVTQLKESLKEVQLERDQYALQIKGERAQWQQRMRKMSQEVCTLKEAKKHDTHRVEELERSLSKLKNQTAEPLLPDPPAVPSEVELQDLRKELERVAGELQAQVENNRRINLLNRGQKERLREQEERLQEQQERLREQEKRLQQLAEPQSDYKELLQNLLLSVQKNEDKSALQWEQQVKELQEKLGQVTETVTSAQKEPEAAAPASGAGGESVSGETLRALREVMEKLESGLMDLLEEKADLREHVEKLEVRFIQYWRERCHQKVHRLLTEPGGSAKDAAPGGGHHQAGPGQGGGEGEAAGAAGDGVAACANYNEGHGKFLAAARNPAAEPGPGAPAPQELGAADMHGDPRLPLSKDLCEVSLTNSVEPAQGEAREGSSQDNPTAQPIVQLLGEMQDHQEHPGLGRNPCVPCFCWAWLPRGRR; encoded by the exons AGCCCACGCCAAGAACAAGCAGCAGTCCTGGACTCGAGGTCCGTAAAAATCAGTCGACTGAATAACACCATCAAATCTTTG aaacaacagaagaaacaagTGGAACATCAGCTGGAAGAA gaaaaggaagcaaacagTGAGAAACAGAAAGCCCAAAGGGagctagag GTTCAAATCCAGAGATTGAACATAGAGAACAAGAAACTAAATACGGACCTGTATCGCACGAAACGTTCTCTCAGATACTTTGAAG AAGAGTCCAGGGATCTGGCCGGCCGCCTGCAACGTTCATCACAGCGTACAGGAGAGTTAGAGCGGGCTCTCTGTGCTGTCGTCGCCACGCAGAAGAAGCCAGATGGG TTCTCGAGCCGCAGTAAAGCACTTATGAAGATGCAGTTAGAGCAGTCCATAAGGGAGCAGATACTGCTGAAACGACACGTGACACAG TTGAAGGAGTCACTTAAAGAAGTCCAGCTGGAGAGAGATCAATATGCACTACAAATAAAAGGAGAGAGGGCCCAGTGGCAGCAGAGGATGAGGAAAATGTCGCAGGAG gtTTGCACATTGAAGGAGGCGAAGAAGCATGATACGCATCGGGTAGAAGAGCTGGAGAGGAGTTTGTCCAAACTCAAAAACCAGACGG CTGAACCACTGCTCCCGGATCCCCCAGCAGTGCCCTCTGAGGTGGAGCTGCAAGACCTGAGGAAGGAGCTGGAGAGAGTGGCAGGAGAGCTCCAGGCTCAGGTGGAAAACAATCGGCGCATCAATCTCCTGAACCGTGGGCAAAAGGAGAGGCTTCGCGAGCAGGAGGAGAGGCTTCAGGAGCAGCAGGAGAGGCTTCGGGAACAGGAGAAGAGGCTTCAGCAGCTGGCCGAGCCACAGAGTGACTACAAGGAGCTG CTGCAGAACTTGCTTCTCTCTGTCCAGAAGAACGAGGACAAGAGCGCCCTGCAGTGGGAGCAGCAAGTAAAGGAGCTGCAGGAGAAGCTGGGCCAGGTGACGGAGACGGTCACCTCAGCCCAGAAGGAGCCagaggcagcagccccagcctcGGGGGCTGGGGGCGAGTCTGTGAGTGGGGAGACCCTCCGGGCCCTGCGGGAAGTCATGGAGAAGCTGGAG AGCGGCCTTATGGACCTCCTGGAGGAGAAGGCGGACCTGAGGGaacatgtggagaaactggaagttCGATTCATCCAGTACTGGAGAGAGAGATGCCATCA GAAAGTGCATCGCCTTCTAACAGAGCCAGGGGGCAGTGCCAAAGACGCAGCACCTGGAGGAGGACATCATCAGGCTGGCCCAGGacaaggaggaggggaag GTGAAGCTGCTGGAGCTGCAGGAGATGGTGTTGCGGCTTGTGCCAACTATAACGAGGGGCACGGCAAATTCCTGGCCGCTGCCCGGAACCCTGCTGCTGAACCCGGTCCAGGAGCCCCAGCCCCCCAGGAGCTTGGGGCTGCCGACATGCATGGTG ATCCCCGCCTCCCTCTCTCCAAAGATCTTTGTGAGGTGAGCCTCACCAACAGCGTGGAGCCTGCACAAGGAGAAGCCAGGGAGGGTTCTTCCCAGGACAACCCTACTGCACAGCCAATCGTGCAGCTCCTTGGTGAGATGCAGGACCACCAAGAGCACCCAGGCTTGGGCAGAAACCCCTGTGTGCCATGCTTTTGCTGGGCTTGGCTGCCCAGAGGAAGGAGATAA
- the LOC129050273 gene encoding golgin subfamily A member 8B-like isoform X2 has product MAEETRQSKLAAAKKKLKEYWQRNSPGVPAAAKRNRKANGSSPETATSGGCHSSEASPRQEQAAVLDSRSVKISRLNNTIKSLKQQKKQVEHQLEEEKEANSEKQKAQRELEVQIQRLNIENKKLNTDLYRTKRSLRYFEEESRDLAGRLQRSSQRTGELERALCAVVATQKKPDGFSSRSKALMKMQLEQSIREQILLKRHVTQLKESLKEVQLERDQYALQIKGERAQWQQRMRKMSQEVCTLKEAKKHDTHRVEELERSLSKLKNQTAEPLLPDPPAVPSEVELQDLRKELERVAGELQAQVENNRRINLLNRGQKERLREQEERLQEQQERLREQEKRLQQLAEPQSDYKELLQNLLLSVQKNEDKSALQWEQQVKELQEKLGQVTETVTSAQKEPEAAAPASGAGGESVSGETLRALREVMEKLESGLMDLLEEKADLREHVEKLEVRFIQYWRERCHQKVHRLLTEPGGSAKDAAPGGGHHQAGPGQGGGEGEAAGAAGDGVAACANYNEGHGKFLAAARNPAAEPGPGAPAPQELGAADMHGDLCEVSLTNSVEPAQGEAREGSSQDNPTAQPIVQLLGEMQDHQEHPGLGRNPCVPCFCWAWLPRGRR; this is encoded by the exons AGCCCACGCCAAGAACAAGCAGCAGTCCTGGACTCGAGGTCCGTAAAAATCAGTCGACTGAATAACACCATCAAATCTTTG aaacaacagaagaaacaagTGGAACATCAGCTGGAAGAA gaaaaggaagcaaacagTGAGAAACAGAAAGCCCAAAGGGagctagag GTTCAAATCCAGAGATTGAACATAGAGAACAAGAAACTAAATACGGACCTGTATCGCACGAAACGTTCTCTCAGATACTTTGAAG AAGAGTCCAGGGATCTGGCCGGCCGCCTGCAACGTTCATCACAGCGTACAGGAGAGTTAGAGCGGGCTCTCTGTGCTGTCGTCGCCACGCAGAAGAAGCCAGATGGG TTCTCGAGCCGCAGTAAAGCACTTATGAAGATGCAGTTAGAGCAGTCCATAAGGGAGCAGATACTGCTGAAACGACACGTGACACAG TTGAAGGAGTCACTTAAAGAAGTCCAGCTGGAGAGAGATCAATATGCACTACAAATAAAAGGAGAGAGGGCCCAGTGGCAGCAGAGGATGAGGAAAATGTCGCAGGAG gtTTGCACATTGAAGGAGGCGAAGAAGCATGATACGCATCGGGTAGAAGAGCTGGAGAGGAGTTTGTCCAAACTCAAAAACCAGACGG CTGAACCACTGCTCCCGGATCCCCCAGCAGTGCCCTCTGAGGTGGAGCTGCAAGACCTGAGGAAGGAGCTGGAGAGAGTGGCAGGAGAGCTCCAGGCTCAGGTGGAAAACAATCGGCGCATCAATCTCCTGAACCGTGGGCAAAAGGAGAGGCTTCGCGAGCAGGAGGAGAGGCTTCAGGAGCAGCAGGAGAGGCTTCGGGAACAGGAGAAGAGGCTTCAGCAGCTGGCCGAGCCACAGAGTGACTACAAGGAGCTG CTGCAGAACTTGCTTCTCTCTGTCCAGAAGAACGAGGACAAGAGCGCCCTGCAGTGGGAGCAGCAAGTAAAGGAGCTGCAGGAGAAGCTGGGCCAGGTGACGGAGACGGTCACCTCAGCCCAGAAGGAGCCagaggcagcagccccagcctcGGGGGCTGGGGGCGAGTCTGTGAGTGGGGAGACCCTCCGGGCCCTGCGGGAAGTCATGGAGAAGCTGGAG AGCGGCCTTATGGACCTCCTGGAGGAGAAGGCGGACCTGAGGGaacatgtggagaaactggaagttCGATTCATCCAGTACTGGAGAGAGAGATGCCATCA GAAAGTGCATCGCCTTCTAACAGAGCCAGGGGGCAGTGCCAAAGACGCAGCACCTGGAGGAGGACATCATCAGGCTGGCCCAGGacaaggaggaggggaag GTGAAGCTGCTGGAGCTGCAGGAGATGGTGTTGCGGCTTGTGCCAACTATAACGAGGGGCACGGCAAATTCCTGGCCGCTGCCCGGAACCCTGCTGCTGAACCCGGTCCAGGAGCCCCAGCCCCCCAGGAGCTTGGGGCTGCCGACATGCATGGTG ATCTTTGTGAGGTGAGCCTCACCAACAGCGTGGAGCCTGCACAAGGAGAAGCCAGGGAGGGTTCTTCCCAGGACAACCCTACTGCACAGCCAATCGTGCAGCTCCTTGGTGAGATGCAGGACCACCAAGAGCACCCAGGCTTGGGCAGAAACCCCTGTGTGCCATGCTTTTGCTGGGCTTGGCTGCCCAGAGGAAGGAGATAA
- the LOC129050273 gene encoding golgin subfamily A member 8B-like isoform X4, whose amino-acid sequence MAEETRQSKLAAAKKKLKEYWQRNSPGVPAAAKRNRKANGSSPETATSGGCHSSEASPRQEQAAVLDSRSVKISRLNNTIKSLKQQKKQVEHQLEEEKEANSEKQKAQRELEVQIQRLNIENKKLNTDLYRTKRSLRYFEEESRDLAGRLQRSSQRTGELERALCAVVATQKKPDGFSSRSKALMKMQLEQSIREQILLKRHVTQLKESLKEVQLERDQYALQIKGERAQWQQRMRKMSQEVCTLKEAKKHDTHRVEELERSLSKLKNQTAEPLLPDPPAVPSEVELQDLRKELERVAGELQAQVENNRRINLLNRGQKERLREQEERLQEQQERLREQEKRLQQLAEPQSDYKELLQNLLLSVQKNEDKSALQWEQQVKELQEKLGQVTETVTSAQKEPEAAAPASGAGGESVSGETLRALREVMEKLESGLMDLLEEKADLREHVEKLEVRFIQYWRERCHQKVHRLLTEPGGSAKDAAPGGGHHQAGPGQGGGEGEAAGAAGDGVAACANYNEGHGKFLAAARNPAAEPGPGAPAPQELGAADMHDLCEVSLTNSVEPAQGEAREGSSQDNPTAQPIVQLLGEMQDHQEHPGLGRNPCVPCFCWAWLPRGRR is encoded by the exons AGCCCACGCCAAGAACAAGCAGCAGTCCTGGACTCGAGGTCCGTAAAAATCAGTCGACTGAATAACACCATCAAATCTTTG aaacaacagaagaaacaagTGGAACATCAGCTGGAAGAA gaaaaggaagcaaacagTGAGAAACAGAAAGCCCAAAGGGagctagag GTTCAAATCCAGAGATTGAACATAGAGAACAAGAAACTAAATACGGACCTGTATCGCACGAAACGTTCTCTCAGATACTTTGAAG AAGAGTCCAGGGATCTGGCCGGCCGCCTGCAACGTTCATCACAGCGTACAGGAGAGTTAGAGCGGGCTCTCTGTGCTGTCGTCGCCACGCAGAAGAAGCCAGATGGG TTCTCGAGCCGCAGTAAAGCACTTATGAAGATGCAGTTAGAGCAGTCCATAAGGGAGCAGATACTGCTGAAACGACACGTGACACAG TTGAAGGAGTCACTTAAAGAAGTCCAGCTGGAGAGAGATCAATATGCACTACAAATAAAAGGAGAGAGGGCCCAGTGGCAGCAGAGGATGAGGAAAATGTCGCAGGAG gtTTGCACATTGAAGGAGGCGAAGAAGCATGATACGCATCGGGTAGAAGAGCTGGAGAGGAGTTTGTCCAAACTCAAAAACCAGACGG CTGAACCACTGCTCCCGGATCCCCCAGCAGTGCCCTCTGAGGTGGAGCTGCAAGACCTGAGGAAGGAGCTGGAGAGAGTGGCAGGAGAGCTCCAGGCTCAGGTGGAAAACAATCGGCGCATCAATCTCCTGAACCGTGGGCAAAAGGAGAGGCTTCGCGAGCAGGAGGAGAGGCTTCAGGAGCAGCAGGAGAGGCTTCGGGAACAGGAGAAGAGGCTTCAGCAGCTGGCCGAGCCACAGAGTGACTACAAGGAGCTG CTGCAGAACTTGCTTCTCTCTGTCCAGAAGAACGAGGACAAGAGCGCCCTGCAGTGGGAGCAGCAAGTAAAGGAGCTGCAGGAGAAGCTGGGCCAGGTGACGGAGACGGTCACCTCAGCCCAGAAGGAGCCagaggcagcagccccagcctcGGGGGCTGGGGGCGAGTCTGTGAGTGGGGAGACCCTCCGGGCCCTGCGGGAAGTCATGGAGAAGCTGGAG AGCGGCCTTATGGACCTCCTGGAGGAGAAGGCGGACCTGAGGGaacatgtggagaaactggaagttCGATTCATCCAGTACTGGAGAGAGAGATGCCATCA GAAAGTGCATCGCCTTCTAACAGAGCCAGGGGGCAGTGCCAAAGACGCAGCACCTGGAGGAGGACATCATCAGGCTGGCCCAGGacaaggaggaggggaag GTGAAGCTGCTGGAGCTGCAGGAGATGGTGTTGCGGCTTGTGCCAACTATAACGAGGGGCACGGCAAATTCCTGGCCGCTGCCCGGAACCCTGCTGCTGAACCCGGTCCAGGAGCCCCAGCCCCCCAGGAGCTTGGGGCTGCCGACATGCATG ATCTTTGTGAGGTGAGCCTCACCAACAGCGTGGAGCCTGCACAAGGAGAAGCCAGGGAGGGTTCTTCCCAGGACAACCCTACTGCACAGCCAATCGTGCAGCTCCTTGGTGAGATGCAGGACCACCAAGAGCACCCAGGCTTGGGCAGAAACCCCTGTGTGCCATGCTTTTGCTGGGCTTGGCTGCCCAGAGGAAGGAGATAA
- the LOC129050273 gene encoding golgin subfamily A member 8B-like isoform X8 produces the protein MAEETRQSKLAAAKKKLKEYWQRNSPGVPAAAKRNRKANGSSPETATSGGCHSSEASPRQEQAAVLDSRSVKISRLNNTIKSLKQQKKQVEHQLEEEKEANSEKQKAQRELEVQIQRLNIENKKLNTDLYRTKRSLRYFEEESRDLAGRLQRSSQRTGELERALCAVVATQKKPDGFSSRSKALMKMQLEQSIREQILLKRHVTQLKESLKEVQLERDQYALQIKGERAQWQQRMRKMSQEVCTLKEAKKHDTHRVEELERSLSKLKNQTAEPLLPDPPAVPSEVELQDLRKELERVAGELQAQVENNRRINLLNRGQKERLREQEERLQEQQERLREQEKRLQQLAEPQSDYKELKNEDKSALQWEQQVKELQEKLGQVTETVTSAQKEPEAAAPASGAGGESVSGETLRALREVMEKLESGLMDLLEEKADLREHVEKLEVRFIQYWRERCHQKVHRLLTEPGGSAKDAAPGGGHHQAGPGQGGGEGEAAGAAGDGVAACANYNEGHGKFLAAARNPAAEPGPGAPAPQELGAADMHDLCEVSLTNSVEPAQGEAREGSSQDNPTAQPIVQLLGEMQDHQEHPGLGRNPCVPCFCWAWLPRGRR, from the exons AGCCCACGCCAAGAACAAGCAGCAGTCCTGGACTCGAGGTCCGTAAAAATCAGTCGACTGAATAACACCATCAAATCTTTG aaacaacagaagaaacaagTGGAACATCAGCTGGAAGAA gaaaaggaagcaaacagTGAGAAACAGAAAGCCCAAAGGGagctagag GTTCAAATCCAGAGATTGAACATAGAGAACAAGAAACTAAATACGGACCTGTATCGCACGAAACGTTCTCTCAGATACTTTGAAG AAGAGTCCAGGGATCTGGCCGGCCGCCTGCAACGTTCATCACAGCGTACAGGAGAGTTAGAGCGGGCTCTCTGTGCTGTCGTCGCCACGCAGAAGAAGCCAGATGGG TTCTCGAGCCGCAGTAAAGCACTTATGAAGATGCAGTTAGAGCAGTCCATAAGGGAGCAGATACTGCTGAAACGACACGTGACACAG TTGAAGGAGTCACTTAAAGAAGTCCAGCTGGAGAGAGATCAATATGCACTACAAATAAAAGGAGAGAGGGCCCAGTGGCAGCAGAGGATGAGGAAAATGTCGCAGGAG gtTTGCACATTGAAGGAGGCGAAGAAGCATGATACGCATCGGGTAGAAGAGCTGGAGAGGAGTTTGTCCAAACTCAAAAACCAGACGG CTGAACCACTGCTCCCGGATCCCCCAGCAGTGCCCTCTGAGGTGGAGCTGCAAGACCTGAGGAAGGAGCTGGAGAGAGTGGCAGGAGAGCTCCAGGCTCAGGTGGAAAACAATCGGCGCATCAATCTCCTGAACCGTGGGCAAAAGGAGAGGCTTCGCGAGCAGGAGGAGAGGCTTCAGGAGCAGCAGGAGAGGCTTCGGGAACAGGAGAAGAGGCTTCAGCAGCTGGCCGAGCCACAGAGTGACTACAAGGAGCTG AAGAACGAGGACAAGAGCGCCCTGCAGTGGGAGCAGCAAGTAAAGGAGCTGCAGGAGAAGCTGGGCCAGGTGACGGAGACGGTCACCTCAGCCCAGAAGGAGCCagaggcagcagccccagcctcGGGGGCTGGGGGCGAGTCTGTGAGTGGGGAGACCCTCCGGGCCCTGCGGGAAGTCATGGAGAAGCTGGAG AGCGGCCTTATGGACCTCCTGGAGGAGAAGGCGGACCTGAGGGaacatgtggagaaactggaagttCGATTCATCCAGTACTGGAGAGAGAGATGCCATCA GAAAGTGCATCGCCTTCTAACAGAGCCAGGGGGCAGTGCCAAAGACGCAGCACCTGGAGGAGGACATCATCAGGCTGGCCCAGGacaaggaggaggggaag GTGAAGCTGCTGGAGCTGCAGGAGATGGTGTTGCGGCTTGTGCCAACTATAACGAGGGGCACGGCAAATTCCTGGCCGCTGCCCGGAACCCTGCTGCTGAACCCGGTCCAGGAGCCCCAGCCCCCCAGGAGCTTGGGGCTGCCGACATGCATG ATCTTTGTGAGGTGAGCCTCACCAACAGCGTGGAGCCTGCACAAGGAGAAGCCAGGGAGGGTTCTTCCCAGGACAACCCTACTGCACAGCCAATCGTGCAGCTCCTTGGTGAGATGCAGGACCACCAAGAGCACCCAGGCTTGGGCAGAAACCCCTGTGTGCCATGCTTTTGCTGGGCTTGGCTGCCCAGAGGAAGGAGATAA
- the LOC129050273 gene encoding golgin subfamily A member 8B-like isoform X5 produces the protein MAEETRQSKLAAAKKKLKEYWQRNSPGVPAAAKRNRKANGSSPETATSGGCHSSEASPRQEQAAVLDSRSVKISRLNNTIKSLKQQKKQVEHQLEEEKEANSEKQKAQRELEVQIQRLNIENKKLNTDLYRTKRSLRYFEEESRDLAGRLQRSSQRTGELERALCAVVATQKKPDGFSSRSKALMKMQLEQSIREQILLKRHVTQLKESLKEVQLERDQYALQIKGERAQWQQRMRKMSQEVCTLKEAKKHDTHRVEELERSLSKLKNQTAEPLLPDPPAVPSEVELQDLRKELERVAGELQAQVENNRRINLLNRGQKERLREQEERLQEQQERLREQEKRLQQLAEPQSDYKELNEDKSALQWEQQVKELQEKLGQVTETVTSAQKEPEAAAPASGAGGESVSGETLRALREVMEKLESGLMDLLEEKADLREHVEKLEVRFIQYWRERCHQKVHRLLTEPGGSAKDAAPGGGHHQAGPGQGGGEGEAAGAAGDGVAACANYNEGHGKFLAAARNPAAEPGPGAPAPQELGAADMHGDPRLPLSKDLCEVSLTNSVEPAQGEAREGSSQDNPTAQPIVQLLGEMQDHQEHPGLGRNPCVPCFCWAWLPRGRR, from the exons AGCCCACGCCAAGAACAAGCAGCAGTCCTGGACTCGAGGTCCGTAAAAATCAGTCGACTGAATAACACCATCAAATCTTTG aaacaacagaagaaacaagTGGAACATCAGCTGGAAGAA gaaaaggaagcaaacagTGAGAAACAGAAAGCCCAAAGGGagctagag GTTCAAATCCAGAGATTGAACATAGAGAACAAGAAACTAAATACGGACCTGTATCGCACGAAACGTTCTCTCAGATACTTTGAAG AAGAGTCCAGGGATCTGGCCGGCCGCCTGCAACGTTCATCACAGCGTACAGGAGAGTTAGAGCGGGCTCTCTGTGCTGTCGTCGCCACGCAGAAGAAGCCAGATGGG TTCTCGAGCCGCAGTAAAGCACTTATGAAGATGCAGTTAGAGCAGTCCATAAGGGAGCAGATACTGCTGAAACGACACGTGACACAG TTGAAGGAGTCACTTAAAGAAGTCCAGCTGGAGAGAGATCAATATGCACTACAAATAAAAGGAGAGAGGGCCCAGTGGCAGCAGAGGATGAGGAAAATGTCGCAGGAG gtTTGCACATTGAAGGAGGCGAAGAAGCATGATACGCATCGGGTAGAAGAGCTGGAGAGGAGTTTGTCCAAACTCAAAAACCAGACGG CTGAACCACTGCTCCCGGATCCCCCAGCAGTGCCCTCTGAGGTGGAGCTGCAAGACCTGAGGAAGGAGCTGGAGAGAGTGGCAGGAGAGCTCCAGGCTCAGGTGGAAAACAATCGGCGCATCAATCTCCTGAACCGTGGGCAAAAGGAGAGGCTTCGCGAGCAGGAGGAGAGGCTTCAGGAGCAGCAGGAGAGGCTTCGGGAACAGGAGAAGAGGCTTCAGCAGCTGGCCGAGCCACAGAGTGACTACAAGGAGCTG AACGAGGACAAGAGCGCCCTGCAGTGGGAGCAGCAAGTAAAGGAGCTGCAGGAGAAGCTGGGCCAGGTGACGGAGACGGTCACCTCAGCCCAGAAGGAGCCagaggcagcagccccagcctcGGGGGCTGGGGGCGAGTCTGTGAGTGGGGAGACCCTCCGGGCCCTGCGGGAAGTCATGGAGAAGCTGGAG AGCGGCCTTATGGACCTCCTGGAGGAGAAGGCGGACCTGAGGGaacatgtggagaaactggaagttCGATTCATCCAGTACTGGAGAGAGAGATGCCATCA GAAAGTGCATCGCCTTCTAACAGAGCCAGGGGGCAGTGCCAAAGACGCAGCACCTGGAGGAGGACATCATCAGGCTGGCCCAGGacaaggaggaggggaag GTGAAGCTGCTGGAGCTGCAGGAGATGGTGTTGCGGCTTGTGCCAACTATAACGAGGGGCACGGCAAATTCCTGGCCGCTGCCCGGAACCCTGCTGCTGAACCCGGTCCAGGAGCCCCAGCCCCCCAGGAGCTTGGGGCTGCCGACATGCATGGTG ATCCCCGCCTCCCTCTCTCCAAAGATCTTTGTGAGGTGAGCCTCACCAACAGCGTGGAGCCTGCACAAGGAGAAGCCAGGGAGGGTTCTTCCCAGGACAACCCTACTGCACAGCCAATCGTGCAGCTCCTTGGTGAGATGCAGGACCACCAAGAGCACCCAGGCTTGGGCAGAAACCCCTGTGTGCCATGCTTTTGCTGGGCTTGGCTGCCCAGAGGAAGGAGATAA